The following are encoded in a window of Thalassotalea insulae genomic DNA:
- a CDS encoding oligosaccharide flippase family protein, giving the protein MIKQLFASSFFRLLENIIMVAISLLLTPFFIKTLGTNDYGLWLLTLSILGWFNVIDLGFPAAVQRQVTIALEKKNDTHINTIFSTSIMLFGTLGAISSLGLFAVAQFPEILDVNNANQITFSAITTVLIIKVLWDFFMNAFHGFFSGMLRYDIDANISSFNSIVKAVLVFILIPEMHIWGAVAATLVADFLSNILKIVYVKKLYPPLVFRLSLISVSELKELFHFSKHVIASGVASSINTKSAPILVTKLFELTLVPIYSIANRLSTLVEGFAKSISAIFQPVFTRMVARKENMEVMFHEVSLINITVYSILYQTLFVFGGVFIILWVGKEFEDSVWLMNILVFTFLCRALSWSTKAVLLAQANHKLLALTNLSGAICNIISSIVLSHYFGLIGIALGSAIGFFMTDVVFNLLLLKRYNNFNLTPVLKGFLLSIVLTYSVGIIGQYLLANYMAHNWLMLITSGIVLCPFIVLINWLVLLNKDIKQKTITTIAAKLPFLKAT; this is encoded by the coding sequence ATGATTAAACAATTATTTGCCAGTTCATTTTTCCGACTGTTAGAAAATATTATTATGGTAGCAATTTCATTATTGCTAACCCCTTTTTTTATTAAAACCTTAGGCACTAACGACTATGGTTTATGGCTACTGACGTTATCAATTTTAGGCTGGTTTAATGTCATTGATTTGGGATTTCCTGCTGCCGTACAACGACAAGTTACGATCGCACTGGAAAAGAAAAATGACACCCATATCAATACAATATTTTCTACCAGTATTATGCTATTTGGCACCTTAGGCGCAATTTCCAGCCTAGGCTTATTTGCCGTGGCTCAATTTCCGGAAATACTCGATGTTAACAATGCCAACCAAATCACCTTTTCAGCGATAACCACAGTACTAATAATTAAAGTGCTGTGGGATTTTTTTATGAATGCCTTCCACGGCTTTTTTTCAGGCATGTTACGTTATGATATTGACGCCAACATTTCTTCTTTTAACTCCATTGTAAAAGCGGTTTTAGTCTTTATCCTCATTCCTGAAATGCATATCTGGGGAGCGGTGGCGGCGACACTAGTCGCGGATTTTCTCAGTAACATATTAAAAATTGTTTACGTGAAAAAGCTATATCCTCCGTTAGTGTTTCGCCTTTCCTTGATTAGTGTTAGTGAATTGAAAGAATTATTTCATTTCTCAAAACATGTTATCGCTAGTGGCGTCGCTAGCTCAATTAATACCAAGTCAGCACCAATATTAGTTACTAAATTATTTGAATTAACCTTAGTTCCTATATACAGCATAGCTAATCGGCTAAGTACATTAGTTGAAGGATTTGCCAAATCGATCAGCGCAATATTTCAGCCGGTCTTTACTCGTATGGTCGCTCGAAAAGAAAACATGGAAGTCATGTTTCACGAAGTTTCTCTCATTAACATTACAGTTTATAGTATCTTATATCAGACGCTATTCGTTTTTGGCGGGGTTTTCATTATTTTATGGGTTGGCAAAGAATTCGAAGATTCCGTTTGGTTAATGAACATTCTAGTTTTTACATTTCTCTGTCGTGCACTCAGCTGGTCAACCAAAGCAGTATTACTGGCGCAAGCCAATCACAAACTGTTAGCGCTGACAAATTTATCCGGTGCTATTTGTAACATAATCAGCTCAATTGTTTTATCCCACTACTTTGGCCTTATTGGCATCGCGTTAGGATCTGCAATAGGCTTTTTTATGACTGATGTCGTTTTTAACCTTTTATTATTGAAACGATACAATAATTTTAACTTAACACCGGTATTAAAAGGCTTTCTGCTATCGATAGTATTAACCTATAGTGTAGGCATAATCGGCCAATACCTTTTAGCCAACTACATGGCTCACAATTGGCTAATGCTGATTACATCTGGTATCGTTTTATGTCCCTTTATTGTGCTGATTAATTGGTTAGTCTTGCTTAATAAAGACATCAAACAAAAAACAATTACGACAATAGCGGCAAAATTACCTTTTTTAAAAGCAACTTAA
- a CDS encoding phenylacetate--CoA ligase family protein, whose amino-acid sequence MDFYTPLFRHVIMPVYDKIKGKNLIPLLNEYQQHLTWNSEQLQQWQWLELQKLLKHAFEHTTFYPKIWKNAGIESFQDIQSFADFEKLPLVTKSDIRTHYKEFTSDIHPNNVKKSTGGSTGQPFTFELDLTSNTRREAVMWRGYGWLGAGLGVKTLYLWGADLGNPSQAKSIKNALYHGFYHRKMLNSFAMNQNNMQSYIDDINQYQADAIVSYVNPLYELARYVLTHNCQVKAPKRILTGAEQLHDFQRDTIEKAFKAPVYNTFGCREFMLIAAECQQQRNLHINSDHLIVEVVDQQQKSVIGESGDLVITDLYNYGMPLIRYINGDKATLENSTCSCGNPLPLISSIDGRKLDIIKTPSGATIPGELFPHMFKEFNGIERFQVIQKELDRITIKLVCNEQFSPQNEQAIYDEINKYSKNDLMINIEKVAEIPLTKTGKHRVTICEV is encoded by the coding sequence ATGGATTTTTATACCCCACTATTTAGGCATGTGATCATGCCTGTCTATGACAAAATAAAGGGCAAAAACTTAATTCCACTGCTCAATGAATACCAGCAACACCTAACTTGGAACAGTGAACAATTACAACAATGGCAATGGCTTGAACTGCAAAAGTTGCTCAAGCACGCTTTTGAACACACGACGTTTTATCCAAAGATTTGGAAAAATGCCGGAATTGAGTCTTTTCAGGATATTCAATCATTTGCAGATTTTGAAAAATTGCCATTAGTCACTAAATCAGATATCAGAACACACTATAAAGAGTTTACCAGTGATATTCACCCGAACAATGTAAAAAAATCTACAGGTGGTTCAACCGGACAACCTTTTACATTTGAACTAGATTTAACCAGTAATACGCGAAGAGAAGCCGTTATGTGGCGTGGGTATGGTTGGTTAGGTGCAGGGCTTGGAGTGAAAACCCTTTATCTATGGGGAGCAGATTTAGGTAATCCTAGTCAGGCTAAATCAATTAAAAATGCGCTTTATCATGGCTTTTATCATAGAAAAATGCTCAATTCTTTTGCGATGAACCAGAACAACATGCAATCATATATTGATGATATTAATCAATATCAAGCTGATGCGATAGTTTCTTATGTAAACCCTTTATATGAATTAGCTCGTTATGTTTTAACGCACAATTGCCAAGTTAAAGCCCCGAAAAGAATATTAACTGGTGCAGAGCAGTTACATGACTTTCAAAGAGACACCATAGAAAAAGCCTTCAAGGCACCTGTTTATAATACTTTCGGTTGTAGAGAGTTTATGCTGATTGCAGCCGAATGCCAGCAGCAACGAAATTTACACATAAACTCAGATCACTTAATCGTAGAAGTTGTTGATCAACAACAAAAATCGGTCATAGGAGAATCAGGAGACCTTGTTATCACCGATTTATATAACTATGGCATGCCGTTAATAAGATATATCAATGGCGATAAAGCAACGCTGGAAAATAGTACTTGTAGTTGTGGTAATCCTCTGCCACTGATCAGTAGTATTGATGGACGTAAGCTCGATATCATTAAAACACCTTCTGGCGCTACCATACCAGGAGAGTTATTTCCTCATATGTTCAAAGAATTTAATGGTATTGAACGTTTTCAAGTTATTCAGAAAGAATTAGACCGTATTACCATTAAGCTAGTTTGCAACGAACAATTTTCCCCTCAAAATGAGCAAGCTATTTATGATGAGATCAATAAATACAGTAAAAATGACTTAATGATTAATATTGAAAAAGTAGCAGAGATTCCATTAACTAAAACAGGCAAGCATAGGGTGACTATCTGTGAAGTCTAG
- a CDS encoding O-antigen ligase family protein: MTRRLPIVKEKNATVAFFFLVLYTIFVLVRPHEFSYETSNWIIIKVLALTTILLTVLTLRPINLMPQHYLLFSLIPLIIASGLLNGWLSGGLYQANIMIVSSAIPFFLFSNCVTSIQRQHIIMYLCLIAALIMIYNGHLQFSSYNGEYGTGIGGSRSVGSVARQEIRITYFGFFSDPNDLGMFLVMNFPFALYFLHQGNFLKKMIMLGVITAIFYGVYMTGSRGTLLGIIGIVGVYFLFTKAGTKLIIFSIVVAPLVATLLASFGGMSSSESSAHGRLDAWYVGVHMLLSNPIFGIGMGNFIEEHNLVAHNSYIHIAAELGVLGYSIWGGVLILSMLVGFLLMKKYSTLDDDSASEQRQKEYQQELTINKTIFFSMVGFMITAFFLSRSYSLLLFIFLGLLTASHLRILKIRPELKELFSAAMVFKSIRYSWLIIFTVFIAMKIGL; encoded by the coding sequence ATGACGAGAAGATTACCAATAGTTAAGGAAAAAAACGCCACTGTCGCATTTTTCTTTTTGGTGCTTTATACAATTTTTGTCTTAGTCCGTCCTCATGAGTTTTCTTATGAAACGTCTAACTGGATTATTATTAAGGTACTCGCGCTTACCACCATATTGTTAACGGTTTTAACACTAAGACCAATTAACTTGATGCCGCAGCACTATTTATTATTTTCACTGATCCCACTTATCATTGCTTCTGGTTTATTAAATGGCTGGCTTAGTGGTGGTTTATATCAAGCAAATATCATGATCGTCAGTTCCGCTATTCCTTTTTTTCTCTTTAGCAATTGCGTTACCAGCATACAACGACAACATATCATCATGTATCTCTGCTTAATTGCAGCTCTGATCATGATTTACAATGGCCACCTACAATTTTCAAGTTACAACGGTGAATATGGCACCGGAATAGGAGGAAGCCGAAGCGTCGGTAGTGTCGCTCGCCAGGAAATTCGTATTACTTATTTTGGCTTTTTTAGCGACCCAAATGATCTGGGCATGTTTTTAGTAATGAACTTTCCATTTGCGCTTTATTTCTTGCATCAGGGAAATTTCCTCAAAAAAATGATCATGCTCGGTGTGATTACCGCCATCTTCTATGGCGTGTATATGACTGGTTCTCGAGGCACTCTACTTGGTATTATAGGCATAGTAGGTGTTTATTTTCTCTTTACCAAGGCTGGTACCAAACTCATTATCTTTTCCATAGTTGTTGCCCCTTTAGTCGCAACACTATTAGCTTCTTTTGGCGGCATGTCCTCCTCAGAGTCTTCCGCCCATGGCCGGTTAGATGCCTGGTATGTGGGCGTTCACATGCTGTTGAGTAACCCCATTTTCGGCATAGGTATGGGTAATTTCATTGAAGAACATAATTTGGTTGCTCACAATTCGTATATACATATCGCTGCTGAATTAGGTGTATTAGGTTACTCAATCTGGGGAGGCGTACTCATCCTTTCGATGTTAGTTGGCTTTTTACTAATGAAGAAATATTCCACACTTGATGATGATTCAGCATCTGAGCAACGTCAAAAAGAATACCAACAAGAACTTACAATCAATAAAACTATCTTTTTTTCGATGGTCGGATTTATGATCACCGCTTTTTTCTTAAGTAGAAGTTACAGTCTATTGTTATTTATTTTCTTGGGCCTTTTAACGGCAAGTCATTTAAGAATATTAAAAATAAGACCAGAACTTAAAGAGTTATTCTCTGCGGCAATGGTTTTCAAAAGTATCAGATACTCATGGTTAATCATTTTTACCGTATTCATCGCGATGAAAATTGGCCTCTAA
- a CDS encoding glycosyltransferase, translated as MKSSQTKLLIITNLFPLPWEPNRATFNKQQFEALATAYDLYFIIPIAFIDWFKHRKEIKQTSNKRYVPYFFTPKIGRRLYSLYMFLSIVCHSGFWLKQLRPQKILASWAFPDAVASSWLSKLFKADFYFKVHGSDIDIQCQHQARAQQVVKMSKTAKGILSVSQALATKMIALGIDKDKIQVIYNGVNHEKFTQPTAAPYSNDYLLFIGNLKYDKGVMELLNGFNKVHQTHPKLHLVFAGNGVMKNQIMALCKQYNISDKVTLLGAINHDEIPQWLNHCTALALPSYHEGVPNVLLEAMACGKPVIATKVGGIPEIINESICGKLIEKENDLAVADAINFILANHWNKCAIQKHSQQFSWQKNKTQLIELIESK; from the coding sequence GTGAAGTCTAGTCAAACTAAGTTACTTATTATTACTAATTTATTCCCCCTGCCTTGGGAACCAAATAGAGCAACATTTAATAAACAGCAATTTGAAGCATTAGCTACTGCCTACGATCTTTACTTTATCATACCGATCGCATTTATTGACTGGTTCAAACATAGGAAGGAAATTAAGCAGACGAGCAATAAACGTTATGTCCCCTACTTTTTTACTCCCAAAATTGGCCGCCGCTTATACTCGCTTTATATGTTTCTTTCCATTGTTTGCCATTCCGGTTTTTGGTTAAAACAATTAAGACCACAAAAAATCTTAGCTAGTTGGGCTTTTCCTGATGCCGTCGCATCTAGCTGGTTGAGTAAGTTATTTAAAGCGGACTTTTATTTTAAAGTTCACGGCAGTGACATTGATATTCAATGTCAGCATCAAGCTAGAGCTCAACAAGTAGTAAAAATGAGCAAAACAGCAAAAGGGATTTTATCAGTATCTCAAGCGTTAGCGACAAAAATGATCGCTCTTGGCATAGATAAAGACAAAATTCAGGTGATTTACAATGGCGTTAATCATGAAAAATTCACTCAACCAACAGCAGCGCCATACAGTAATGACTATTTATTATTTATAGGTAACTTAAAGTACGATAAAGGTGTGATGGAACTGCTCAATGGTTTCAATAAGGTTCATCAAACACACCCGAAATTACATTTGGTTTTTGCTGGCAACGGGGTAATGAAGAATCAAATAATGGCACTTTGCAAGCAATACAACATATCCGATAAAGTGACATTGTTAGGCGCAATTAATCACGATGAGATTCCTCAATGGCTTAACCATTGCACCGCGTTGGCCTTGCCAAGCTACCACGAAGGTGTACCCAATGTATTACTAGAAGCAATGGCTTGTGGTAAGCCAGTGATAGCAACCAAAGTAGGTGGAATACCTGAAATCATCAATGAAAGCATCTGCGGCAAACTCATTGAAAAAGAAAATGACCTCGCAGTAGCTGACGCGATCAATTTCATTTTGGCCAATCATTGGAACAAATGTGCTATTCAAAAACATAGCCAACAATTTTCATGGCAAAAAAACAAAACACAATTAATTGAGCTAATTGAAAGTAAATGA
- a CDS encoding glycosyltransferase family 4 protein: MDGNQNSTAVLHIVSSLEVGGAERFVIDLCQVQRNKGANVAILSFGQSSDPLVKECENGEIEVFHTQSGKLNKWRSAYKALKIFDVIHFHSPYPLKFLLPVLLFCRSKKIVYTRHGADPLAGSTWRWTHKIARYFVDQMSFVSKEGAQVFERSHGWHNMTKHVIDNGVNLTEFQPEKTQFTGLRLGSVGRMVSLKNQISLLRAVARLAPETQKAIEIHFFGDGPCLNELQQFSEEQLRSSNIVFHGMVANRNTIYNSFDVMVVTSETEGLSLAIIEAMAYYCPVIATKVGGNPKLVEHQRNGLLFEYNDDETLASLIKTILDDKAVIEQYGAVGRQKIERQFSLSACADKYNQLYID; the protein is encoded by the coding sequence ATGGACGGTAATCAAAATTCAACTGCAGTTCTACACATTGTCTCGAGCTTGGAAGTAGGGGGAGCAGAGCGCTTTGTCATTGACTTATGTCAGGTACAGCGAAATAAAGGAGCTAATGTTGCGATTTTATCATTTGGTCAGAGTAGTGATCCATTAGTAAAAGAATGCGAAAACGGCGAAATTGAGGTTTTTCACACCCAATCTGGCAAATTGAATAAATGGCGCAGTGCATATAAGGCGCTTAAAATTTTTGATGTCATACATTTTCATTCGCCATACCCATTAAAGTTTTTATTACCAGTGTTGCTTTTTTGTCGAAGTAAAAAAATTGTTTATACCCGCCATGGTGCAGATCCATTAGCTGGTAGCACTTGGCGTTGGACACATAAAATTGCCCGTTATTTTGTAGATCAAATGAGTTTTGTCTCAAAAGAAGGCGCACAGGTGTTCGAACGCTCTCATGGTTGGCATAATATGACTAAGCATGTTATCGATAATGGTGTTAATTTAACTGAGTTTCAGCCAGAAAAAACTCAGTTCACAGGTTTACGCTTAGGCTCTGTTGGCCGTATGGTATCGTTAAAAAATCAAATAAGTTTATTGCGTGCAGTAGCGCGATTAGCGCCGGAAACACAAAAGGCAATTGAGATCCATTTCTTTGGTGATGGACCATGTTTAAATGAATTACAGCAATTTAGTGAAGAGCAGCTGAGATCATCGAATATCGTTTTTCATGGCATGGTGGCTAATAGAAATACGATATACAATAGCTTTGATGTCATGGTGGTGACTTCTGAAACAGAGGGATTATCGTTAGCAATAATTGAAGCGATGGCATATTACTGTCCAGTAATAGCAACTAAGGTTGGCGGTAATCCTAAATTGGTTGAGCATCAAAGAAATGGTTTGTTGTTTGAGTATAATGACGATGAAACGTTAGCTTCTTTGATTAAAACAATATTGGATGACAAAGCTGTCATCGAGCAATATGGTGCCGTTGGTCGACAAAAAATAGAGCGACAGTTTTCATTGTCAGCATGTGCTGATAAATATAATCAATTATATATCGATTAA
- a CDS encoding glycosyltransferase family 4 protein — MNILFHHRTRGKGAEGVHIRGVTKGLRQLGHQVSILSLPGAEPETEEDQSAKKQIPPKKSGLVASLTNLTKYTPEFVFELIEILFNIISAFRVRKAVNETNAEMIYERYSLFLFSSVWWAKKRNIPIVLEINDSCLVHRVRKLFFVSLAKKFERWIFKNATGLVFISSEFQQIAQQEFGEIAPSVISPNAADLDAFIIDDEKATKLRQQLNINDKTVIGYVGAFVHWHGIDWFVDIIADKLKQYPDIVLLLIGDGVSFAPIQQRIKQADIENQVILTGRVDHKEVSTYLSAMDFGILPDSNNYGSPMKLFEFMAMGKGMVAPDFTPIAEVVKDNETSWLFAAGDRQACIDKTLAIAENNALQKQVGKNARSYIENERQWKHNAQQLLSLISL, encoded by the coding sequence ATGAATATTCTATTTCATCATAGAACCAGAGGAAAAGGCGCTGAAGGGGTACACATTCGCGGTGTCACTAAGGGACTACGTCAGTTAGGCCATCAGGTTAGCATTTTATCTTTACCAGGTGCGGAGCCGGAAACCGAAGAGGATCAAAGTGCTAAAAAACAAATTCCTCCCAAAAAGAGCGGATTAGTCGCCTCATTAACAAACCTAACCAAATATACACCCGAGTTTGTATTCGAATTAATTGAAATTCTATTTAATATAATTTCTGCCTTTAGGGTACGCAAAGCAGTTAATGAAACTAACGCTGAGATGATTTACGAGCGATATTCACTATTTTTATTTTCATCTGTTTGGTGGGCTAAAAAACGTAATATTCCCATCGTATTAGAAATTAATGACTCTTGTTTAGTACATCGTGTCAGAAAGTTATTTTTTGTCTCATTAGCCAAAAAGTTTGAGCGTTGGATATTTAAAAATGCCACAGGCTTAGTATTTATTTCCAGTGAATTTCAACAAATTGCCCAACAAGAATTTGGTGAAATCGCACCTTCGGTCATTTCCCCTAATGCTGCAGACCTAGATGCCTTTATTATCGATGATGAAAAAGCAACAAAGTTACGTCAGCAGCTTAATATCAATGATAAAACCGTTATCGGCTATGTTGGAGCATTTGTCCACTGGCATGGCATCGATTGGTTTGTCGATATCATTGCAGATAAATTAAAGCAGTACCCTGATATCGTATTGCTGTTAATCGGTGATGGTGTTAGCTTTGCCCCGATTCAGCAACGCATTAAGCAAGCAGATATTGAAAATCAAGTAATTCTCACGGGACGAGTTGATCATAAAGAAGTAAGTACCTACTTATCAGCTATGGATTTTGGTATATTACCAGATTCAAATAACTATGGTTCGCCGATGAAGTTATTTGAGTTTATGGCAATGGGCAAAGGCATGGTTGCGCCAGACTTTACCCCTATTGCTGAAGTGGTCAAAGACAACGAAACAAGCTGGTTATTCGCTGCTGGCGATAGACAAGCTTGTATTGATAAAACGCTAGCTATCGCCGAAAATAACGCATTGCAAAAGCAAGTGGGAAAAAATGCTCGTTCCTATATAGAAAACGAACGTCAATGGAAACATAATGCTCAACAATTGTTATCTCTTATTAGCTTATAA
- a CDS encoding GNAT family N-acetyltransferase gives MSVICKKIENTEQLISLEKQWENLNNRANHGCIFTSPLWLLTWYKTYWQNNWQLNCYAFFHQDNLVALFPFYYQRNNNWIEQNNLFLLGQGEPEAMEVASEYVDLLILKPFKDDVFNLFFEQKWQTNLNSFFSRAIKPEANITSLIQADTTIFSQQNAGTRYYIATNNWNIKTLSKNNVNRYKRSRNQLAKLNAEFYWVSPKQHTSYWHKMKQFHQTRWQKKKLPGAFSSKQFESFHLTLLAQRDKTAISALSVNGEVIAIHYYLQDENTCYFYQSGWNEEKYNKLSPGFALHLWSIEHCNKQYYDFMMGPVNDSYKGKFKCQESPMYNLAINFSPVRNKVAKILQKIATN, from the coding sequence ATGAGCGTTATTTGTAAAAAAATTGAAAATACTGAGCAGTTAATCTCGCTAGAAAAACAGTGGGAAAATTTAAACAATCGCGCTAACCATGGTTGCATTTTCACCTCTCCGCTATGGCTATTAACTTGGTACAAAACATATTGGCAAAACAATTGGCAACTGAACTGTTATGCCTTTTTTCATCAAGATAATTTAGTAGCATTGTTCCCTTTTTACTATCAGCGTAACAATAACTGGATTGAGCAAAATAATTTATTTTTACTCGGTCAGGGAGAGCCTGAAGCGATGGAAGTTGCCTCTGAGTATGTGGATCTATTAATTTTAAAACCATTTAAAGATGATGTTTTTAATTTATTTTTTGAACAAAAGTGGCAAACAAACCTTAATAGTTTTTTCAGCAGAGCAATTAAACCAGAAGCAAATATCACCAGCCTTATACAAGCAGATACGACAATCTTCAGTCAACAAAATGCAGGGACCCGCTACTATATAGCCACTAACAACTGGAACATAAAGACATTAAGCAAAAACAACGTCAATCGCTATAAACGTTCTCGTAACCAACTTGCAAAATTAAATGCCGAATTTTATTGGGTTTCCCCTAAACAACACACCAGTTACTGGCATAAGATGAAACAATTTCATCAAACTAGGTGGCAAAAGAAAAAATTGCCCGGGGCTTTTAGTAGCAAACAATTCGAAAGCTTTCATTTAACGTTGTTAGCACAGCGTGATAAAACGGCTATCAGTGCGTTATCTGTTAATGGCGAAGTTATCGCCATTCATTATTATTTACAGGATGAAAATACTTGTTATTTTTATCAAAGTGGCTGGAATGAGGAAAAATACAACAAATTATCTCCGGGTTTCGCCTTACATTTATGGTCAATCGAGCACTGCAACAAACAATACTACGATTTTATGATGGGGCCTGTGAATGATAGCTATAAGGGTAAATTTAAGTGTCAAGAATCCCCGATGTATAACTTGGCTATAAATTTTTCACCCGTTAGAAATAAAGTCGCTAAAATTTTGCAGAAGATAGCGACTAACTAG